The region TCTTTAAATTTGTATTTAAAAGAGAGATTAATTAAAACTTTTTGTTCTTTTTTTCTTTCAAAGTCAAGTATCCCAATAATACAATAAAAGGATAAGTTGTTGATAGATATTTTCATATTATAAAATTATTTTCATTTTTATATAAGTTTTGAAAAAAAAGTTAAATTTATATAACTTTTTTTTCTTCGCCTTTGATTAATCTTACAATATTTGGAAAATGTTTATAGTAGATAATAAAAGCGATTATATAAATAGGTGCATTGCTACCTACATTTAAGCCATTATTTAAAATTATAGCTGCTAAAACTACACCTGTTAATCCTAATAGTGAAGATAAAGATGAGATTTTTAAAATTTTCCCAAATACAATCCAAACAATTGCGCCGATTAATGTTGGTATTGGAATTAAAACTAGAAAAACTCCAAGGCCTGTCGCTACACCTTTCCCACCTTCAAGTCCTAAAAATACTGAATAACAGTGACCTAGTACAGATAATACTGCAATTGCCCAAAGAGTTGAAGCACTTGCATCTAAAGTCATAGCTATAAGTAAAACAATTGCACCTTTAAAAGCATCAAGGATAACAGTAGCAATACTTAATTTTTTTGCTAAAGAGGGATTTGTCTCTTTTACAACTCTTAAAACATTTGTAGCTCCAATTGATTTACTTCCACTCTCTTTTATATTTACACCTGCAAAAATATTTGCTAAAAGAAGACCAAAAGGGATTGAACCAGCAAGATATGCAAAAAGATAAAACAGAATATTAAAGTTAAAAAGAAAATCCATATAAAACCTTGTATTTTTTTGTATTTAATTTTAGTAAGTGGATTATAACTAAAATTTTGTTATATTCCCATTTAATTTAAATAATATGATTTGATAAATTTTTAACTCAAGGTATAAAAATTGAACTTAAAAGAAGAGATTTATAGATTAAAAGAAGAGTTAGATGTTACACTTGTAGCACACTTCTACCAAAGAGACGAAGTTTTTGAGTTAGCAGATATTACTGGTGACTCACTTGAATTAGCAAAAAAAGCAAAAGAGACAACTTCAAAATATATTGTATTTTGTGGAGTTGGTTTTATGGGTGAAAGTGTAAAAGTTTTAAGCCCTGAAAAAACAGTTTTAATGCCAAAAGTTGCCTGTTGTGCAATGGCACGAATGATTGATGAAGGTTATTATGAACAAAACCTTAAGATGATAAATGATGCGGGAATACCAAACGAAAATATACTTCCAATAACATATATAAACTCAAGTGCAGCAGTAAAAGCAAAAGTTGGACAAATGGGTGGTATGGTTTGTACCTCTTCAAATGCTTATAAGATTATTGAAAAAGGTTTAGAATCTGGCAAAAAAATATTTTTTGTTCCTGATAGATGTTTAGGACAAAATTTTGCAAAATCATTAAACCTAAAATCAGCAGTTGTTGGAGATGGAAGTGATTTAAATGAAGCAGATGTTATATGTTATAATGGTTTTTGTTCTGTACATCAACTTTTTACAGTAGATGATGTTGAGTTTTACAAAGAAAAGTATCCAGACATATTAGTAGCAGTTCATCCAGAATGCGATCCTGCTGTTTGTGATGCAGCTGATTTTGTTGGTTCAACTTCTCAACTTATAAAATATATAAAAGAGTTGCCACTTGAACAAAAAGTTGCAGTTGGAACTGAATTTAATATGGTAAATAGATTAAGAGATAAAAATACATATATATTAAGTTCTACAAAACCTGAATGTCCAACAATGAACGAAACAACATTAGAAGATGTATATAAAACTTTAAAATCGATTGAAGATAATAATATTAGTGAAGAAACATTAATAAAAGTAAATGATGATGTAATCAAATGGGCAAAAGTTGCACTAGAGAGGATGCTTGAGATATGATTAATATTAAGAAATTTGTTAAAAATGCCATTATTGAAGATAATGGTAGAGGAGACCTTTTTTATGATGTGGCTCCAAAGGGAAGATTTAAAGCAAAAGCAATTGCAAAAGATGATGGTATTTTAGCAGGTGAACTTTATGCTAAAGCTTTGGCAAAAACTGAAAAATTTGATTGTAAGTTTTTAAAGCATGATGGCCAAATATTAAAAAAAGGTGATGTTATTGCTATATTAGAAGGGAAAGCTTCAATCCTTTTATCTAGTGAAAGAACATTTTTAAATATGTTACAACATGCAAGTGGAATTGCTACTATGGCAAATAAATTTGCATCTAAGATTGAAGATTTAGATGTTGCTTTACTTGATACTAGAAAAACAAGACCTCAGTTAAGAGATTTTGAAAAATATGCAAGTAGAGTAGGTGGTGCTATAAATCATAGACTTGGACTTGATGATTGTTTAATGTTAAAAGATACTCACTTAAGAACAATTACAGATTTAAAATCATTTATAAGAGATGCTAGAAAAAGAATCTCTTGGGTAACAAAAATTGAGATTGAGTGTGAAACTTTTGAGCAAGTAAAAGAAGCTATGGAAGCTGGTGCTGATATTATAATGTGTGATAATATGACTCCACTAGAAATAAAAGAGGTAGTTAAGTTTAGAAATGATGTACATCCTCATGTTTTATTAGAAGCATCTGGGAATATATCATTAAATACTGTTAGGGATTTTGCTTTAACAGGAGTTGATGCTATTAGTAGTGGAAGTATAATTCATCAGGCAACTTGGTTAGATTTTTCAATGAAATTTGACTAATTTACAATTGGTTAATAAAAGTTAGGCATACTAAAAATATGAAAAAAGATTTTATTCTAAATAACAAGATAAATATGACAAACTTTTCAAAAGCTTTACAATTAATTGAAAGTAGTAGATATATTTTGATTATAACACATGTTAATCCTGATGCAGATTCTATCTCTTCAGCTTTAGCTTTATCAAATCTATTGTATGAAAATAAGATTAAACATAAAGTTTTTAATGTAAGTTCAGATTTACCTAGAAATTTAGATTTTATCAGTAGGTTTGACAAAATGACAGATCAATTACCAAAATTTTATGATTTGGTTATATCTTGTGATTGTGCATCTAAAAAAAGATTTGGTTTTGAGATTGATGATTCAATCCCTTTAATAAACTTTGATCATCATGCTTCAAATGATAATTTTGGAACAATAAATTTAGTTGATCCTATGAAAAGCTCAACGGCAGAGATTGTATACGATTTTTTTAGATTCAATGGTCTTTATATTACAAAAAATAGTGCTACTGCATTATATGTAGGTATTTATGATGATTCCTTAGCTTTTTCTTTAAATAGATGTGATGAATTGACTTTTGAAAAAGTTAATCATTTAGTAGAGTTTGGAGCAAGTCCATCAGATATCGCTAATAAAATAAAAAGAAGAGATTCTTTAGCAAAATATAGAATAATCCCAAAAGTCTTAGAAAGTTTAGAACTTTATAATGAGGGGAAAGTTGCAACAATATATGCAAAAGATGAATGGTTTAAACAAACAGGAGCTCATAATAGAGATTGTGAAGAAGCATTAAATATGATTATGAGAATTCAAATTGTAAAAGTTGCTTTATTTGTTAGAGTAGTAAATGGAGTCAGTAGAATAAGTCTTAGATCAAAGGATAAAATTGATGTAAATAAGGTAGCCTCAATATTTGGTGGCGGAGGTCATACAAATGCGGCTGGGTTTTCAATAGATTCAATAGATATAGAAAGTGTAAGAAAAAGAGTTTTAAAGGAAATACTTGAGACGACAAAAGAATAGTTTATTAAATATAGTTTTCGGATTAGTTTTAATTTTAATAATAGCTGGAGGAGGATTTGTTTATTTTTCTCCATTATTTGAAAAGCAACCTGCAAAAATAGTTCTGAATAGTTCAGGATTTTGGAATCTAAAAGATTCATTATCTGTTGATCTTTTTGATAAAAGTGGAATTAAATCTTATAAAATATATTATAAGTCTGGAAATAATATAGAAAAACTTTCTGAGAATACTATCTCTGCAAAACAAGAAAAAGTTGTATTAAATATTAAACCTTTACCTCTTAGACCAAATATAAAAGAGGTAACTATTGCAATAGAGGTTTATGATAATTCTTTTTGGAATTTTTTCCAAGGAAATAAATCTTATAAAGAATACAAATTAAGTATAGATAAAAAAAGACCCTTAGCTAGAGTTATTTCTAATTCTTACAATATTAAAAGGGGTGGAAGTGCCGCTTTAGTTGTTGAAGTTAGGGATGAAAATTTAAAAGATAAATATATCACTTTTAACAATGAATATAGATTTGAATTAATTCCATATTTAAAAGAGGGGTATTATGCTGCAATTATTGCTTGGCCAATTGATATAAAGTTTGATGAATTTAGTAGAGTAAACTTAGTTGCTATTGATCAAGCAAATAATGAAACAACAACAAAAGTACCTTTTTATATAAAAGATTTAAAAATCAAAAATGATAAATTAACAATTAGTGATAACTTTATTAATAAAGTATCTATTCCTGTACTTCAAAAAAGTGATTATGAAGTACCAAATACAAACGAAGAGATATTTATAAAACAAAATAGAGAACTAAGAGCTAACAATGTAAATACTATAAAAGAACAATCTCTTAATAATATGTCAAAAGAGATGATTACAAGTTTTAATTTAAAACCATTTAGAAGATTAAGTGGTTCAAAAACATTTGCTGGATTTGCAGAAAAAAGGGAATATTCATATAATGGGCAAAAGATTGATGAAGCTTGGCATTTAGGGATGGATTGGGCAAGTATAAAGCATGCACAAGTTAAAATATCAAATAATGGGAAAGTAATATTCAACAATTATTTAGGAATTTATGGAAATACCCTTATTGTTGACCATGGGTTTGGATTACAAACATTATATGCACATACTAGTCAATTTCAAGTTGCAAAAAATGATGAAGTAAGAGCAGGGCAAATAATAGCTAATACAGGTAGCACAGGAGCAGTATTTGGAGATCACTTACATTTTGGTGTTTTAGTACAAGGTATAGAAGTAAATCCTGTAGAGTGGATGGATAAAAATTGGATTAGAACAAGAATCTCAAATATATTAGCTGAAGCAAAACAAGAAATAAGAAGTAGTAAATGAGACAAAGAACTATAGAAAAAAGTGTAGAGATTATTGGAATAGGGCTTCATAAAGGAGTTCCTGTTAAGATGAAACTTGAACCACTTGATGCTGACATGGGTATTATATTTTATAGGGTTGATGCTGGTGTTACAATACCTTTAAAAATCGAAAATGTTGTAGATACAAAAATGGCTACAGTTATTGGGAAAGATGGGGTAGTTGTTTCAACAATAGAGCATCTTTTATCTGCTGTATATGCTTATGGAATTGATAACTTAAGAGTTGTAATTGATAATGATGAGGTTCCTGTTCTTGATGGAAGTTCATCTGGATATTGTATGTTAATTGATGAAGCAGGTATTAAAGAGTTAAATAAATCAAAAAAAGCAATAAAGATTAAACAAGATGTTGAGATTACTACAGAAGATGGTAAAAAAGTTGCTTTAAAACCTTCAAATCATATTATATATGATTTTTCTATTGATTTTGAGCATCCTGTTATTGGTGAACAACAATTTCATTTTGATTATTCAATTGCTGAATATAAAGAGAATATTAGCCGTGCTAGGACATTTGGATTTTTACATGAAGTTCAATATCTAAGAAGTATTGGATTAGCTCAGGGTGGAAGTATGGAAAATGCAATTGTATTAGACCATAGTAAAGTATTAAATCCTGATGGATTAAGATATGAAGATGAATTTGTCAGACATAAAATTTTAGATGCAATTGGTGATATGGCACTTTTAGGTTATACATTAGTTGGAGAATATAATGCTCATGCGGGAAGTCATCATTTAAATCATTTACTAACAAAAAAACTTTATGAAAATGAAGCAAATTATGAAATTATAGATTTAGAAGAGGCACAAGATGAAGCTCAAGTATTTGAGTTAGCTTATTCAAAGGTTGAAGCATAATATATGATTGAAGTGTTAGTTATAAGTATTTCAAAACCTTTATTAATTGGAATTTATGAAAATAAAAAATTAATAAAAGTGTATGAAGAAGAGGGCATGACCTCTGATGTTTTACCTGTACTTTTTAAAGAGATTTTAGATAAATATACTATTGATAGTTTAATTTATGTAAATACACCTGGTTCATATATGGCTATAAAAGTTGCATATGTATTTTTAAAAACAGTTTCTATTTCTCATAATATCAAGCTAAAAGCCTGCAGTGGCTTTGAGTTTAATGATAATACTCCAATAAAAGCTTTAGGTAAAAAATATTTTATTAATTCAAAAGATGGTGTTAAAGTTGACTTTTTAGAAAATAACTGTAAAATGTCACCCTTTGAATTGCCAGAGGTTTTAGAAAATATTAATATATCAGCTGAAACTTTGCCAATATACAATTTACCTGCTGTTTAAAGGAAGAAGTTTGAAAATATGTGTGCCTGCTACTAGTGCTAATTTAGGACCTGGTTTTGATACTTTAGGATTAGCTATATCATTACATAATCAAGTAAGTATAAAACCGTCAAAATTTCATAGTGTATCATTAAAAGGTGAAGGGTCAAATAATCCTGTACTTAAAGACAATAATATGTTTATTGCAATATTTAATGATTTTTATCATAATTTATCAAATAGAAAAAGACACTTTAGATTTGAATTTACAAATGAGATACCTTTATCAAGAGGTTTAGGTAGTTCTTCAGCAGTTATTGTTTCAGCAATTGCAAGTGCATATGCAATTGAAGGTATACAGATTGAAAAAGAAAAATTATTGAATTTGGCATTAGCTTATGAAAGCCATCCTGATAATATTACACCAGCTGTGATGGGTGGTTTTAATGTTGCTACAGTTCAAGATAATGAAGTAAAATTTATAAATAAAAATATGCCTAAATCTTTAAAAGCTATAGTTGTTATACCAAATAGACCTATATCAACACAATTAGCTAGAAAAGCATTGCCGTATAAATATTCAAAAGAGGATACAATTTTTAATATATCACACTCATCTTTATTAGCTTCTGCATTTATTAGTGAAGATTGGAAAATGTTAAAAGTAGCTTCTCAAGATAAAGTTCATCAAAAATATAGAATGAAACAGATGCCAGAACTTTTCGATGTTCAAAAAACTGCATTGAAAAATGGTGCCTTAATGAGTACGTTATCAGGTTCTGGTTCAACACTATTTTCAATAGCATTTAATGATGATGCACATAGAATTGAAAAAGAACTAAAGAAAAGATTTCCACACTTCAAAGTTTTAACTAGAGACTTTGATAATGCTGGTGTGACAGTGGAATATTAAAAAACTATTAAATTAAGTAAAATTTAGGTATAATATTGACTATTTTAAAAAGACCCATTCGAACTTGTGTCATTTGTAGAGGAAAATTTGCTCAAAATGACTTGTTTCGTTTAAAATGTGAGGATAAGAAACTTGTACCATTTGATAATAATGGCAGAAGTTTTTATATCTGTAGTGATTGTCTTTCTATTTTTGAAAATTCACAAAACAATCAAAAAGATTTGAAAAGATTTGAAAAAACACTATACAGAGTGTGTAAAAACAAAGATGACTATTTAGGACAACTTAAGGAGATATTAACGCATGTCAGATAATGTAAGAGTTTATGAGATAGCTGAAGAGGCTGGAGCTAGTAGTAATGAAGTAATTACAAAAGCCAAGGATTTAGGGATTGAACTTAAATCACCTCAAAGTGCAGTTTCATTCGAAGATGCTGAAGAGATAGCAAACTATATAATGACTGGTAAAAGTAGTAAGTTAAAAAAGAAACCAGTAAAAGCAAAAAAAGTAGTAGTAAAAAAACAGAGCAATGAAGAGCCTGCTAAAACAGAAGAAAAAGAAGTTGAAGCTTCTGAAGAACCTGTTACAAAAACAACAGATACAGTTTCTAAGGCTGAAGAAAATTCAGAAAATGAGACTGAAGTAAAAAAAGACAAACCAGTTAAAAGCGTAACTCCAAATAAAATTGTTCCAAAAAGAAGAGGTTTAAAAATTGTTAAAAAGAAAAAACCTAAAGAGGAAGTTTCTAAATCTGTAAATAATGAGATTAATTCGGGTGGTCCTCAACCTAAAAAAGCGATGAAATCACTTAGTGAAATTTTAGGTGGCAATGAAACAGAAGAAAAAAAATCTAATACTACAGCTGCCGAGCAAGCTAAAATACAAGCAAAGAAAAAAGAAAAGAAAAAACATCCTGCAAAATCGCATGATCATGGAAAAGTTATTGAATTTGATGGAAAATCAACAGAAGAGTTTAAATCTTCAAGTGATGAGTCTTTACTTGGTGAAGAGGTTGTATTGCTTGATATGGGATTAAGTGATACTTCAAAACTTTTTGAAGATCAAAATAACAACAAAAATAATGATAAAAATAAAAACCAATCAAGAGCTTCTAAACCAGCAGCCTTTGGAAATAGACCTCAAGGTTTAAAAAGAGGTAAAAGAAAGAAAAGAATTAAACAAGTTAGAGAAGAGGTAACAATTACGGAAGTAACTATACCTGAAGATATCAGAGTATATGAATTTGCAGAAGCTTGTGGAAAATCTCCAGCAGAAGTAATTACTGTATTGTTTAGTTTAGGTATGATGGTTACTAAAAATGACTTCTTAAAACAAGATGAATTAGAGATTCTTGGAGAAGAATTTGGTATTGAAGTTACTGTTAAAGATGCCCTTGAAGATGTAAATTATGTAGAAGATTATCAAGATGAAGAGATTGATAAATCAAACTTTGTAACTAGACCACCAGTGGTTACTATTATGGGACATGTTGACCATGGTAAAACTTCGTTATTAGATAAAATCAGAAGTTCGAAAGTTGCATCAGCAGAAGCTGGTGGAATTACTCAACATATTTCAGCATATACAATTGAACAAAATGGTCAAAAAATCACTTTTGTAGATACTCCAGGACATGCCGCTTTCTCAGCTATGAGAGCAAGAGGTGCAGATGTTACTGATGTTGTTATTATAGTTGTTGCAGCAGATGATGGTGTAATGCCACAGACTGAAGAAGTAATCTCACATGCAAAAGCTTCAGGGTGTCCTATAATAGTTGCAGTTAACAAAATGGATAAAGAAACTGCAAATATGGATATGGTTAAAGCTCAAATGGCAGAAAGAGAAATGACTCCTGTAGATTGGGGTGGAGATATTGAGTTTATTGGAGTATCAGCACATACTGGTATGGGAATAGATGATTTATTAGAAAATATTTTACTTCAAGCAGAAATTTTAGAGCTTGAAGCTGATCCAAAAGCAAAAGCAAAGGCATCAGTAGTTGAATCTTCTTTAGAAAAAGGTAGAGGTCCTGTTGCAACTGTTATTGTTCAAAATGGTACTTTAAGAGTTGGAGACAATATTGTTTGTGATACAACTTACGGTAGAGTAAAAGCTATAACAAATGATTTAGGAAAACCAGTAAAAGAGTTAGGCCTTTCTGAAACTGGTTCAATCTTAGGATTAAATGATGTTCCAGCTGCTGGTGCAATTATGGTTGTACAGGATTCTGATAAAGAAGCAAGAGAGATTGCTACAACAAGAGCAGAGCATGCAAGAGCAAAAGAACTATCTAAATCTACTAAAGTTTCACTGGAAGAGATGAGTGGATTAATTGCAGAAGGTAAAATTAAACAATTACCAGTAATTATTAAAACTGACGTGGCTGGTTCTTTAGAAGCTATTAAAGGTTCATTAGAAAAAATTCAAAATGAAGAAGTAAAAGTAAAAGTTGTACACGCAGCTGTTGGTGGAATTACTGAATCAGATTTAGTATTAGCAAGTGCTAGTGAAGGTTGTATTATCTTAGGATTTAATGTAAGACCTACTGGATCAGTTAAAAGTAAAGCAAAAGCAGATGGTATTACTATTAATACGTATTCAATTATTTATGACTTAATTGATGATGTTAAAGATGCACTTTCTGGTATGATGAGCGCAGTTATAAGAGAAGAAAATACAGGACAAGCTGAAGTTAGGGATACATTCGTAGTACCTAAAGTAGGAACAGTTGCTGGTTGTATTGTAACTGATGGTAAAGTTGTAAGAGGTGGACATGCTAGAATCATTAGAGATGGTGTTGTAACTTATACTGGTAAAATCTCATCTCTAAAAAGATTTAAAGATGATGTTAAAGAGGTTGCAAATGGTTATGAATGTGGTATTATGTTTGATAAATTCAATGATATTAAAGTTGGTGACTTTATTGAAACATTCATTCAAATTGAAGAGAAAGTACATATTGACGACTAAAAGAGCTTATCTTGAAAAGTATTAATCTACAAAGAACGGAATCACTTCTTATGGAGTTGGTTCCTGAAGCATTATCAACACTTAGTGATGAAAGAATTTGTTCTTTACCTATTACAGGAGTTAACTGTAAAAATGGTAAATATGATGCAACAGTATATTTTGATGGTAGTGATTTTAGTGATAAAGAGATGCCAGGTATAATATCTGCTCTAACAAAAGCTAATGGAAGAATAAAATCATATGTCTTAAGTTCTACTGGTTGGTATAAATGTCCTACATTTAAGTTTGTAAATGATAAATCTTTAGAGTCATCAAAAAGTATTGAAGATTTATTTAGACAAATAGAAAAAGAGAAGAAATCATGAATTTAGAAGAATCAATTGAAATAGCTGTAAAGGGATGTGGCGCTGAACTTTATGATATAGTTTCTTTAAAAGAGAATGATAGCAATATCTTTAGAGTATATGTAACACAGCCAGGTGGAATATCTTTGGATAAATGTGCTGAAATATCTAGAATGATTTCGCCTATTTTAGATATTGAAGAACCTATGCAAGGAAAATACAATCTTGAAGTTAGTTCTCCAGGAATTGAAAGAAAACTGAAAAATCCTCAACATTTTAAATCATCTCTTGGTGAGAAAATAAAATTAAAAGATTTTGAGAAAAATACAATCAAGGGTGAATTAATAGCCGCTGATGATAACGAAGTAAAAATTAAAACTGAACATGGTGAAGAGATTGTAACTTATGACGAAATCTCTAGTGCTTCAACTTATTTTGAGTGGTAATAAAGGTTAAAAATTGAGTTTAGAAAGCTCTTTAACATTTTTTCTAGCAATATTAATATTTGGAATAACTCCAGGACCAGGTGTATTTGCTCTTCTTGCAAGAGGTATGACACTTGGTTCTAAACAATGTATCCCCTTAGCTTTTGGAATGACAATAAGTGATGTAATCTATTTAATTTTTGCCTGTCTAGGATTAGCTACAATTGCACACAACTATGCTTTTTTATTTGAAGTAATAAGAATTTTAGGTGCTTTATATCTATTTTATCTTGGATATAAAATGTTTACAGCACCAATAGAGATTGAAGATACACAGAAAAATGAGACCGTAAAAAAAGATTTTGTATTGGCTTTTATTCAAGGTTTTCTTATATCAGCTTCAAATCCAAAAGTGATACTTTTTTATATAGCTTTTTTACCAACATTCTTAGATATAAAATCATTAGATGCTAGGGATATTATTTGGGTATCTTTTTTAACAATTATTGCATTAATGATAGGATTGATGTTTGTATCAATTTTAGCTAATAAAGCTAAAAAACTATTGAGATCTAAAAAATCTCTAAAAAGATTAAATTACACTGCAGGTTCTATAATGGTTGCAGCTGGTAGTTTTCTTTTATTTAATAAGCAGTCTTAATGAAAATTGATGATAGCTTTTATATGAAATTAGCTATAGATGAAGCTTGGAAATATCAACTTTTAACATATCCTAACCCTGCTGTTGGTTGTGTTGTGGTGAAAAATGGTGAAATACTTTCAATAGAAGCTCATAAAGAGGCAGGACTTGCTCATGCTGAAGTAAATGCATTAAAAGCAGCATATTTGAAAAAGTATCCCAATGATTTAATTAAAATGAAAAAAACAAGTCATGAAATTCATGAATATTTAATTAACAATCATGATAATTTTTTTAAAGATTGTGAAGTATATGTTACTTTAGAACCTTGTAATCATATAGGTAAAACACCAGCTTGCGCAAATTTATTAAAAGAGTTAAAACCTAAAAGAGTAATCATAGCTCATAAGGACATTAATAAAGAAGCCAGTGGGGGCATAGAAGTCTTAATAAATGAAAATATAGAGGTAATTATTGGTTGTATGGAAAAAGAGGCTTATGAGCTTTTATATCCATTTATTAAGTGGACAAGTGGGTCATTTATATTTTTTAAAATGGCTATGACGCTAAATGGTTGTATTGATGGAAAAATATCATCCAATCAGACCTTGGCTTATACACATACATTAAGAGATAAAATTGATTTAATGTTAATAGGTGGAAATACAGTAAGAATAGATAAACCAACATTAGATGCTAGATATATTGTAGGTCGTGCACCAAATATCTTTATTTATTCTAAAAACAAAATATTTGATAACAATATTCCATTATTTAAAGTACCTAATAGAGATGTAATTATAAGTGATGATTTATTTAAATTGTTAGATTATAAGTTTATTATGGTTGAGGGAACTTACACTTTAATGGAAACATTAAAAGAGAGAATAGATTATATTATACTACTAATAAGTCCAAAGATTAGAAAAGGGCTTAATGCTTTAAATGAGATAGATCAAGACTTCGAAATTATACATGAAAATAAACTAGGTAAAGAAAAAATAGTTTACTTAAAAAGAAAATAATGTATTTAAAAATTTCAAAACTATAAATATTTGTTGTTAGAAACAAGAGAAAGGTTTATTTGACGATGGAGCTTACAAGTGTAAGTGACTGAGGAAAATAAATCTTTATCGCAGTTTATAGCGACAAAGATTTATAGTTTTATTTTACTTTTTCTAGATATTCACCAGTTTTAGTATCAACTTTAATAACATCATCTTCAACTAAGTGAAATGGAATTTGTACAACTGCACCTGATTCTAAAGTAGCAGGTTTTTTACCACCTTGAGAATCACCTTTAAAGTTTGGTGGAGTTTCAACAATTTTAAGTTCAACTACTGCAGGTGGCTCAACAGTTATAGCATTACCGTTAAAGAACATCATATCAACGTTCATCCCATCAATAATCCATTTTTCTGCATCACCAACTTGATCATAAGTTAAACCAATTTGTTCATAAGATACATTATCCATAAATTGTAACATTTCACCATCATCATATAGATATTGCATAGTTTTTTGTTGTAAATCTGGTGTAGTACATTTATCCCCTGCATGAAAAGTTTTTTCAATA is a window of Halarcobacter sp. DNA encoding:
- the plsY gene encoding glycerol-3-phosphate 1-O-acyltransferase PlsY, which encodes MDFLFNFNILFYLFAYLAGSIPFGLLLANIFAGVNIKESGSKSIGATNVLRVVKETNPSLAKKLSIATVILDAFKGAIVLLIAMTLDASASTLWAIAVLSVLGHCYSVFLGLEGGKGVATGLGVFLVLIPIPTLIGAIVWIVFGKILKISSLSSLLGLTGVVLAAIILNNGLNVGSNAPIYIIAFIIYYKHFPNIVRLIKGEEKKVI
- the nadA gene encoding quinolinate synthase NadA, which produces MNLKEEIYRLKEELDVTLVAHFYQRDEVFELADITGDSLELAKKAKETTSKYIVFCGVGFMGESVKVLSPEKTVLMPKVACCAMARMIDEGYYEQNLKMINDAGIPNENILPITYINSSAAVKAKVGQMGGMVCTSSNAYKIIEKGLESGKKIFFVPDRCLGQNFAKSLNLKSAVVGDGSDLNEADVICYNGFCSVHQLFTVDDVEFYKEKYPDILVAVHPECDPAVCDAADFVGSTSQLIKYIKELPLEQKVAVGTEFNMVNRLRDKNTYILSSTKPECPTMNETTLEDVYKTLKSIEDNNISEETLIKVNDDVIKWAKVALERMLEI
- the nadC gene encoding carboxylating nicotinate-nucleotide diphosphorylase, translating into MINIKKFVKNAIIEDNGRGDLFYDVAPKGRFKAKAIAKDDGILAGELYAKALAKTEKFDCKFLKHDGQILKKGDVIAILEGKASILLSSERTFLNMLQHASGIATMANKFASKIEDLDVALLDTRKTRPQLRDFEKYASRVGGAINHRLGLDDCLMLKDTHLRTITDLKSFIRDARKRISWVTKIEIECETFEQVKEAMEAGADIIMCDNMTPLEIKEVVKFRNDVHPHVLLEASGNISLNTVRDFALTGVDAISSGSIIHQATWLDFSMKFD
- a CDS encoding bifunctional oligoribonuclease/PAP phosphatase NrnA gives rise to the protein MKKDFILNNKINMTNFSKALQLIESSRYILIITHVNPDADSISSALALSNLLYENKIKHKVFNVSSDLPRNLDFISRFDKMTDQLPKFYDLVISCDCASKKRFGFEIDDSIPLINFDHHASNDNFGTINLVDPMKSSTAEIVYDFFRFNGLYITKNSATALYVGIYDDSLAFSLNRCDELTFEKVNHLVEFGASPSDIANKIKRRDSLAKYRIIPKVLESLELYNEGKVATIYAKDEWFKQTGAHNRDCEEALNMIMRIQIVKVALFVRVVNGVSRISLRSKDKIDVNKVASIFGGGGHTNAAGFSIDSIDIESVRKRVLKEILETTKE
- a CDS encoding M23 family metallopeptidase; the encoded protein is MRRQKNSLLNIVFGLVLILIIAGGGFVYFSPLFEKQPAKIVLNSSGFWNLKDSLSVDLFDKSGIKSYKIYYKSGNNIEKLSENTISAKQEKVVLNIKPLPLRPNIKEVTIAIEVYDNSFWNFFQGNKSYKEYKLSIDKKRPLARVISNSYNIKRGGSAALVVEVRDENLKDKYITFNNEYRFELIPYLKEGYYAAIIAWPIDIKFDEFSRVNLVAIDQANNETTTKVPFYIKDLKIKNDKLTISDNFINKVSIPVLQKSDYEVPNTNEEIFIKQNRELRANNVNTIKEQSLNNMSKEMITSFNLKPFRRLSGSKTFAGFAEKREYSYNGQKIDEAWHLGMDWASIKHAQVKISNNGKVIFNNYLGIYGNTLIVDHGFGLQTLYAHTSQFQVAKNDEVRAGQIIANTGSTGAVFGDHLHFGVLVQGIEVNPVEWMDKNWIRTRISNILAEAKQEIRSSK
- the lpxC gene encoding UDP-3-O-acyl-N-acetylglucosamine deacetylase, whose amino-acid sequence is MRQRTIEKSVEIIGIGLHKGVPVKMKLEPLDADMGIIFYRVDAGVTIPLKIENVVDTKMATVIGKDGVVVSTIEHLLSAVYAYGIDNLRVVIDNDEVPVLDGSSSGYCMLIDEAGIKELNKSKKAIKIKQDVEITTEDGKKVALKPSNHIIYDFSIDFEHPVIGEQQFHFDYSIAEYKENISRARTFGFLHEVQYLRSIGLAQGGSMENAIVLDHSKVLNPDGLRYEDEFVRHKILDAIGDMALLGYTLVGEYNAHAGSHHLNHLLTKKLYENEANYEIIDLEEAQDEAQVFELAYSKVEA
- the thrB gene encoding homoserine kinase, whose translation is MKICVPATSANLGPGFDTLGLAISLHNQVSIKPSKFHSVSLKGEGSNNPVLKDNNMFIAIFNDFYHNLSNRKRHFRFEFTNEIPLSRGLGSSSAVIVSAIASAYAIEGIQIEKEKLLNLALAYESHPDNITPAVMGGFNVATVQDNEVKFINKNMPKSLKAIVVIPNRPISTQLARKALPYKYSKEDTIFNISHSSLLASAFISEDWKMLKVASQDKVHQKYRMKQMPELFDVQKTALKNGALMSTLSGSGSTLFSIAFNDDAHRIEKELKKRFPHFKVLTRDFDNAGVTVEY
- a CDS encoding DUF448 domain-containing protein; the protein is MTILKRPIRTCVICRGKFAQNDLFRLKCEDKKLVPFDNNGRSFYICSDCLSIFENSQNNQKDLKRFEKTLYRVCKNKDDYLGQLKEILTHVR